In Salarias fasciatus chromosome 4, fSalaFa1.1, whole genome shotgun sequence, the DNA window GGCGTGGAAACCTAACACACCCTCCACAGAAGACTTATTTTCTCGCCATAATGCGGATATACGCTACATAATaattatttattgtatttaacaAGGCCTTTGTCGTCATTTAAAACCAATTTATACCCCATTCACAAAGATGTGTCTGTTGGAAAGCCATACTTCCAAGTTAAGAGTTCTCACGTGACAATAAGCAAGCGACACATCCTTAacaatttaccaaaaaaaaaaaaaaaaaaaaaaggaaatgaaaagtcTTTTCAGCACCCGCATAAGCTGACACAGTCATAAAATATGTACAGTACCTGTTTCTGTCGAGTGATATCAACATTTTGCATAATGCAAAATGaataatgcagtttttttggTTATGGGCTGCTTGGTTGATTCTGAAAAGATGCATTACAGTTTGATTGCTGAATCtacgttgttttttttgcagggaTCACCCCCTCACAACCCTGAATTAAGGTAAATTCCTGATTCAGTCATGCATTTAATCAAAGATATCCATCAGCGAGTCACACGTTCACAATTTTTCCTGCTTTAATTTCATCTCCCTCTACTAAACTGTGATTCTTTTCTATTTGTGGAAGTCAGCAGCTACAGCATGTGAGGCGGAATGAAACCTTTTCTGGAAAACTCTCTTAAGACCTTCACAGAACACACTCACAGGGTTGGGATTTTCATGCTGgggtcatttctgtttttattctgatgttTCAGGCTTCTGCAGTGGAGTTTCAGTAGGTTCTCCCATCAGATGTTTTTCATCTGTCAGCAGGCCGAGTAACCAGATCCCCCTGGTTCTTCCAGTGGAGGCGTGACTGTGGCAAcatccacaacaacagcaggTGCAGTCTGACTAACAGTGACGCTGCGTTTTCTGGCTCCACATACATGCAAAGCACAGTTCAAACAGCTGTCTGGCTCTTTCTCAGACTGGCGCTTAATCAGTGACAAGTTACTGAAATTTAAACCGACTCCAGAGTATTTTAACAGAACAAAACTTGTAACCCTATGTGCTTTGTTATTAAAGGTTTCAATGTGTCCTCACCTACTTATAAGACGTTAAAAACATCTTGtatctttttaaaatcaaatcatgGGGTCCCATACACTCTGATGACAAATCAAAAACATAGAGAATCACTTCAGGGAATAAGCTGAACTAACTTTATGAATCTTATCCAGCATGTAAACAAAGTCTGATGCAAAAAGAAGACCAGTTGCTGGAGGTTTCAGGATGTGATTGATGACTTTTTTAACTGATCAAGAAGCAGGAGAATCCAAGACCTGGACTTGTAGAGAAGTTTAAGGAGGAAAAGgttcaaattaaagaaaaaaaaaatgcttttaaggGAAAAAATAGTGCGCTGCACtccaaaatccatccatccatccatccatattaTTTGGACCAACACAGGGTGAAAGTACGTCCTGATAACCAGGAAATTAAATCTGTATGGAAATCAACCTAAGAGAAAATAAGATCCATTGTTTAATCTATTCAGCACAAATTGTAGGAGGAGGCCAAAATAGCCAATACAGACACAATCACAGCATGTGAACGATACACAAAGAGTTTCCAGTGGGAGTTTTCTTGAGAGGCAACGTCATCAACCACTGCCCCACTGTGCCGCCTGCAGATAGACGTCAGGTCACTTCATTCAGGAAACAATACAGGAAACTGTCATTACAGTCACGTAATTGAAGACAGATTTAGCCTATTTATTGACCCTTGATTGTAAATCTACCAGTATCAACAGAAAGCTGATAAAAGTGTCCCAGTATgtacatacgtgtgtgtgtgtgtgtgtggtaaatgTTTGTCCACGGAGTGGGCTGTCATGCTGTCTCACAGAGGTGTGGTCCTGACCGGCCGGAGCATGTGCAGTCTGATTGCTCACGGCAGACGACCTTCAGACTCATAACCTGGAACTCCAATCTTATCACGAGCCACGGGATTTCGAAAAAACACAAGCAGTGTGAAGGAATGAGGAGTGTTTGGGACTCACAGATTTGAGATGGCAGCCGCCGATCCGTCTGCATGTAAGTCTTCTGATCGCCTTCGACATGTATTGATTGTCTGGATTGTCTCATTTCGGAGACGCTGTCCTGAAATCACAAATGAGGCTGTACTTTGCGAAAGATTAAACTTCCGAGTTTGGGAGGGCTGAAGTTGTTTCAGTCAGCAAAAATCTGTGTATTTACAGGAAATTGTAGTCTATTTTTTACTATTTAAACGTGCTGAATGATATCTTTTCAACTCAGGTAACGGTTTATTTTCAATCCTTTGTCGAGCTGTTTCAGTAGAAGATGAATAGAGAGAGTAAAACTAAAGTCTTccataaacaaaaacacatgcagagCGGCAACGGCGGTCTTCTCAGATCCCCGAATGTCTTCTCTTTTCTCATTTCAGGGAATGGCTGGTGTGCGTCTCAGTTACAGATCGTACTTCTGGGAGGCAGGAACTCTGGGAAGAGCTGTGTGGGGAACCTGCTCCTGGGGAAAGAGGAGTTTGTGACCCGGGAGAGGACGGCGTGCTCCCGCCGGCTGGGCGTGGCGGCCGGACGCCGGCTCACGGTGGTGGACACCCCCGGCTGGTGGTGCGACTTCGGCGTCCGGGACACGTCGGAGCTGGTGAAGCGGGAGATCGTCTCGGGCGCCGCGCTGTGCTCGCCGGGCCCCCACGTCTTCCTCATCACGGTCAAGGCCGACTCGGCCTTctcggagcggcggcggcgggccgtgGAGGAGCACGTGGCCCTGCTGGGGGACGAGGTGTGGAGCCACTGCATGCTGGTTCTCACCTCTACTGATGGACGGCAGCAGGCCGGagcagaggagtgtgtggagagggggggggacgCCCTCCGATGGCTCGCCGAGAAGTGCGGTCGGAGGTGCCACCGCCTCGTCCTGAGGGACGGCGCCGACGCcgcagagctgctggagaagatcCACACACTGGTGGAGGAAAACGGAAACAGGGTGTATGAGATGCAGGAGGACGTCTTACGGGCCAACGCAGAGGAGATGAGGGAGGTGGAGCGAAGGGCTCAGCTGAGGCTGATGAGGATGAAGCAACACAGATCTCTGATGAGAGGTGAGACTTCTTCTTTTCCTGACGTCCTGGACTGGGACGACCATCCTCTGCTTggagtattttgtttttttcttttgctcacAAACACCTGTACTTTCTTCTTAACATGATCTTCAACTCAGCTTTATTCGTTCAGCTTCAAACTTGTTCCCAAATgcggaaaacgcaacttttctgaaacactccaactccgtctccatggaaacgggggaaaactcAACCTTTTGTAAACACTGATTCTGAAACGTTGttactacatcgttttcagcatttctgctgttttggtgcAAAAGAAAATACCATCTTCAAAACACTGCTGACTAATCAGGAAATTTcattgaaacaaaaatgatgtgctttcatttgaaacagtcataacagtggtgtgtgtgtgtttacacacacgATTCCTTCAAGAGGCATTATTAAGAATTATGTTTGTACTTGAGCACCTTTTTTACTGAATTGAAGAAGTTCTTTAAGTATTCTTTTACACAAGCAATTGCTTCTGCTTAAATAAAGCGAGAACGTTTCTGTAGCTCTGCCTGTATTTCTACAACCATTCCAGAGATATTCACATGTTTTTACAACTGAACAAATCTTAAAAGTCTTTACAATGTCCTGAGCTTTTCATAATAACATAAAACAATCTTGTAAACCTTCAAGCCTATTTTGATGGAATTATAAGTACCAACAAGTGTGAAAATCTTCAGAGCAAGTTTGATGCTTTGCCatgaaatgatttgttttttcttgcaaGTAAAGCTGcaagtgaaagtaaaactggCCATAAACAAATACACATGCATTATGATTACACTCCGTGAGCAGCTAGTTATAAAGCAAGATTGTTTTCTGATAACAATTgctccaaaaaaagaagaacaaatgaTTTACACGTTAATTTAAACTCTGGCTGTACTCTATCGAGACTTACGATTTTAAGTAAGCAAAGTAGATTGAATAGGGAAAAGTACAAATACTCTAAAATACTACATCTTTGCAGTAATGTGAGTGTAATTTGGTACGTTTCCCCCTGGCAGAAACAGCAGATAATCCAGAAATCTCTGATTCCTCGTTTCAGTTGTTTAATATCTGTTCTTCCAGAGAGGCTGAGGCCGGTCACTGATATCCGGTTGGTGCTGCTGGGAGCAAAGGGTTCTGGGAAGACTTCAGCTCTGAACACCATCCTGGGTCGAGACGCCGCCGGGCCGCTCCGGAGAACGGCTCGCTGCCGGGCCGCGCGGGGCCTGGTGTTCGGGCGGCAGCTGACCGTGGTGGACACGCCGGGCTGGTGGATGAACTACTACTGCGACGAGACCCCCGCCTTTGACCGGAGGGAGCTGGCGCTGAGCCTGTCCCTCTGCCCCCCCGGCCCCCACGCCTTCCTGCTGGTGGTCCGCGTGGACCGGGCCTTCACGGAGACCTACAGGAGGGCGGCGCAGGAGCACCTGGAGCTGATCGGCGAGCGCATCTGGAGCCGCGTGCTCCTGCTCTTCACCTTCGGCGACTGGCTGGGCGGGACCACCACCGAGCGCCACATCGAGAGCGAGGGCCGGCCGCTGCGCTGGCTGGCCGACAGGTGCGGCAACCGGTACCACGTCCTGAACGGCCAGACCAGGGGGGACGGCTTTCAGGTGCGGGAGCTGgtcaggaaggtggaggagatgaTGGGCGGCGGCGACGGCTGGCACTACGAGATCGAGAGGAGCgcgctggagcagctggagaggacGATGAGGCGGGAGGAGCGGCGGGCCGAGGAGAGGCTCgacaggaggcagaggcagCGGCAGACGGCCAAGTCGCACATGGGTGAGTCGTGTCTATCGGATCTTTCACTTCGACAAATCCTCACAAACTCACACAGCCTGGTCCTCGCAGAGAGGCTGAACGCCCCGCCGGAGATCAGGATCGTGCTCCTCGGCGGCAGGAAGACGGGGAAGAGCTCCTGTGGGAACACCATCCTCGGCAGACCGAGCTTCGACGCCAACACCCGAACCTCCACCTGCGCCGAGAAGCAAGTCTCCATCCGGGGCAAGACGGTGACGGTGCTGGACACCCCGGGGGGGTTCCCCGTGACCTCCGACCTCCTGACGCCCTCCtgcgtcctcctcctggtcgtCAACGCCAGCGGCTCGTTCGGGGACGGACACAGGGAGGCGCTGGAGGGGCAGATGGAGGCCGGGGGGCTCGAACCGTGGAGCCGGGCCGCCGTCCTGTTCAGCCACGGCGACTGGCTGGGAGACACCGCCGTCGAGCAGCGCATCGAGAGCGAGGGGGCGCCGCTGCGGGCGCTCGTCGACAGGTGCGGGAACAGATACCACGTGTTGGACAACAAGCGCGGCGGCGACGGGGCTcaggtcctggagctgctggagctgctggaggagacgcTGGCCGGGGAGAGGATGGCGTCGCTCCGCAGGGGGGACCACATGGGGAGCCatgtctctgctgcaggagggcgGCGGGCGGAAGCAGGGCCGGGCTGCGGTCAGGGGTCACAGGAGGTCGACGGGCAGCAGCTGCACTGTGACCGTGAGTAAACACTTCGCAGCAGGTTTAATCAGTTTAAATTCAGTCCTGATCGTTGAAAGAATCTCCCAAAACATccagaaatgaaatgtgttcatttattaTTGCACaattcttcttcgtcttctgaCTTCACGTGCTGTTTGAGTCCAATTCGACCCATTTTGACATTTAACAGCATCAAAAACAATCCTGAACTTTTGATGACTTTTTACTCAAAGTAAAGATTGTTGTTCGCTTGAGTTGGATTCTAAGGTCAAATCAAACTAAAACCGCGAGCCTCTGAGTCACAACCAAACTGCTTGTCATGGTTAAATCGTCAGTTTgatccttaaaaaaaacttttcaatcaCAAGAAAGTCACAAGACACGATGAGCGCAGCATCTGTTCTCACACTCTCTCAGGACGCTGGAAGAAGCATGAAGGGAAATGTGATGTTCGATCCCCGTTCCAGCTTCTGacacagcatgaaaacaaagatgATCTATTATTTGAATGAGAATGAGGCTCTTATCGCCTCCAAAATTAACACGCTTTAAACACGAGCAGCATCGTGTCCTCACAGTTTGTGACATAAACCGAGGATGGAGATGTTCCAACAATCCCTCTCAAGTCTTTGGTTTCTTTATGCAGTTGTCAAAAAATGTTCATATCACACCACCGAAGTGCCGGTAAAATATTAAACCTTTTTACTTATGACTAACTAAGAAACTACAATGGAAGATTTGATTTGGAAAAATTCgtggctgcagtgtgttggAGCGCCGCCAGGTGGAGCCAAATCCTCAGTTTGCTTGGAAATACAAGGAAAATGAAGCATCACTTGAGAAAACAATGCAGCAAATCTGACAGAATCTCAGAAAATTAAGTAATGAGGCttgaataaatgtaaaatcCTTCAATAGTGgccagtttatttttgtttgtttgattactGATTACTGAAAGGAATAATTTTGTTCCAGATAATGAAGTTTCAAAGAGGTTGTTCAATTTAAGAGTTGAAGAGCTTTAGAATTAGACTTAACTGAAGGTTTTCTCCACTAAAAGCAGTTTAGTTAATGAAGAGAAACAACCCATCGATCCTCACAGCAACATTtaaactgcagcagctgtgataCCTTAGAAACCAGAtgttttagagcatcttcctctcgcTGACTGATGGAACTTCAGCACAGCTTCATGAATTTATGAGTGGACGGCTAATTTCATTGTTCTATCCGTCTTGATATGAACAGAAAATGAATAGAATACAGCAGAGAGCAGGTTAATCTTCAGTATAGCTTTGCCTGATGGAGCTGATGTGTATGAGTaacagagagacagccagaATCCGATCATCAGATGGGTGAAGACTTGTTGCTACGCTTTTTATTGCTGCTATGAATTCACATTAAAGTGTTATTGCTTCCTTCGCAGTGCCCGACTCAACCGCTTCCGCCTCTTATCCATCACCGGATTCCTCGGAGGGTTCAGATGCTTCCCAGGTCGTGGTGTTGcgagccagaggaggagccagaggaggaagaggaggagcagaggccaGATTCACTGTCGTCGACGGCTTCTTGTCGTACGTGGCGGCTGTGCTCTCTGGGAGGCGCAGAGCCACGTGGCCCGCGGTGGATTTACCCTTCCAGCTCTGCCGCCCTCTGAGAGGCAGCCTGGTCTCAGGGATGGTGCTGGTTTCTCCTCACGCGCAGCGCCGGatgctggcggaggaggaggcggaggcggtgAGCGTGCACGCCCTGTGCCACCCGGCGCTGAGGGAGCGGACCCTCAGGAGGCTCTACCACAGCGGAGGCCTGCAGGCCCTGATCGACCAGTGGGGggacagcagcctggaggagctggaggccttCATCGACTCCTACTTCCAGATGGTGTGGGAGCAGACCATGGGCTCAGATCAGGCCTCTGAACCCGACTGTCCTGCcccagaggagggggaggaagaggaggaggaagatcaggaggaggaggtgctttCGTCCATCGACAGGAAACTTAcaaagctggagctgctggaggagataAAGAGTGACCTGGCAGAGCTGAGGCAGAGTCTGGAGCGCAGCTGGAAAGCCATCGAGGAGctcagacacaaaaacaagcagggtcccaataataacaataatacacAATATTAACTCACTGTCCAAGGAGCGCCGGCcacttatttaaataaataggATATGAAGGCTGGGAATGTAGTCAaagaacaaaaatgaaagacatGGCAGCCCTCCATTTGTGCCTGACTAGACTCTGCTCCATTGTCCCTGAGATCAGGTTCAGGTTTTCTGCCATCAGAGAAAACTAAGTTACATGTTTACTGAGATTTTATATTTTGTAGTTCTTCTTTACTTTCGATGTTCTGATCACTGAGTATATATCTGACTTCCTTCTTGCACTGTTCCTATCCTCTCAAGCAGAAAATAGCCTCAAACGAGGGGGAAACCACAGCATGCAAATTTTATACAGAGACATGCAAAGGAATCCGAAGCCAGGTGGCTTTtgcatatttcatatttttctatGTGTGAGTTTTCTCTTGTACTCCAGTCTCTCGTGTTTATTAAGGTAATTGGTGTCTCCGGAGAGGTAGAAGTGCAAATGTAGCAGTACTtagctaaaataaataaagtgcagAAACTGGGCACAGCCACAGGAATGAACTATTGCAGTTACTTCTCACCTCTGCAGGACAATAGATCAACTGTCATAATGAATTTACATTGTACCATTCACCTGAGATGCAGTTTATATCAAACCACAAAGTGCTAATATTATTTAGAATATTGACTGTATTGATCAGTTTAATGTCATCCATTCAGGATGGAACaaattaacaataataataataataataataataataataataatagttaaAAAGGTTATATGTGCACAAACATCTACACGTTTTTCTATGCAAAGAAGAGTTTTCAAGACATTTCTCccactagagggcgctgttGTACAGGAAAAGGTTACCATTGTCTCGCTCCTGCTGAGCCATGCATCTTCTCCTTTCctgaaaatatcacaaaatcCTGCAGTGGATTCAATAAATTTGGTTTTGGTGAGGAGCGcaaacagttttctttctttttctttttctcccggTGCCACATGGCCGCGTGTGTAAATTATCGGCACATTTCACATGCTCACacgtcttcctcctcacattTATGTCCTTCGCTTTGGAGCCAGAAACTCCAGATTCCAAGGATCTGGTGCTGGTTAAAAACAGGAAACCCATCTTTTTCTTAGTGTGGAAGACAGAGTCTGCACAGCTTTTCAATTCTGAGTCGTTCAAAGAGGTTTTCAaatgagtcacacacacacactcacacacacacacacacacacacacacacacacacagactgcagaGCCTAATGGAGCTGTGCTGAAGTAAACACTGTGAAGGTCCACTGCTTTCAAGGCTGAGTTCACAGCTTCTCTGAGTCTGAGGTGACACCAGGAAGCAGCTGgtggtttttttccctttatttctcaAGTAGGTGAACTTTCTTTGGTGTGGATTCATCTTCCGGCTGCAGCAGTGAATTATCAGATACGCGAAGGCTTCAAAAGGACTGGTGTGTGACATCCAGCATCGGCTCCACGTGGAGGTGAGAGATAAGAGCCTGAAGATGTAAGCCTCTGTATGAGCAGATCATGCAGAAGAAGCCAGAGGAGAAGCTTCGCACTCTGAACTCACAGCGTTTCGCTGCAGAAGACGTGTGAGAGCGAACCAAAGTTTGACTTTTCCAGTAATTACCAAGTCGCACTAATGAAATACCGAGTTACAATTATGGTCTGGATCACTGTGTTGACATATAATAACGTGACATTCAGCAGCCAAGGTGGTTTCAGCTCGTTGTCGCTGCTGCATTTGACTTTCCACGACAACTTTGGAAAAAACCAAGttgtcgtgtttttttttttttcctgtcggCGTGCCATCTCTTCTCCAGTGTGAAAGACCGCATTGTATCATAAACACACGCCTTCAGACAAAACTTCACACATTCTGAAAGCTATTAAAACAActtgaaaccttttttttttcctgcatgcaATATAAGGTTACATGACAGACCTCAGTTTTGTATacactttttcaaaaagtcttttgattgtttttcttgaacaccacagtttaatatttttatttttcattttttgcaaaatgatCGACCTGCAGCTTGTCTCCTGTTGTGGTTGAAACCGCCACCAGGCCTCCATCTCTGACGGGTGCCCTCTCTAATGCCTGATGAGACACTGACCTGTCTGTCTCGCGCTCATAACAGTGACGTTTAGTTTCCCGCTGTTGTGCCCGGCGGCGGCTGTTTGGAGCCGACCTGTTACTGAGCTGATACGGCGTCGTCTGAGCCCCGGCATTACTTCTTCTCCTTATCGCCCGCAGCCTGCGCCGTAACAGCCAGCCTCGGCTCGGCCTCCAATCTCCAAAAACGTCGAGATAACTGTTGTTACAGGCAAGAGGATCCTCCGCTGTGTggaagcaggagcaggacaGGGGTGTCTGAAGGATGCTCTTACAGGAGGCATAATAGCAAAAAAGGGTGATTTGTCTGCAATCACGGTCTATTTATCTCTGCCAGTCTTCATCCTGGCCGGCTCTCTCTTTGCATTATACCCCTTTGAATATCATTACTCCCCCCGTCTCCTCTCCCCCGGCCGTCTTATCATCTGTCTTCGCCCTGTTGTCAACATGTCATCCATACACTCCGTTCTCCCTCGGCTcgttttctccctcctcttctaTCTCCCCGCACGTCTTTTCCTCTCTTCGCCGTCCCGCTCCCTCCTCGGGTCTCCATCGAATCAAGTCGTGAGCACTCAGCCCTCCCCTCTCATTAGAGGAGCTCTGCAGCCCtcgaggaagtgtgtgtgtgtgtgtgtgtgtgtgtgtgtgtgtgtgtgtgtgtgtgagatggatCTTCCTTCTTTCTCCCTTCGATGTGGGTTCTGTTGGGGAGACAATCCTGAACTTGCATCCATCTCCATTAGCGGTgcgattccccccccccccgacaccgTGTCATGTTTCACTGCCTGCTATGTTTCCAGgtggaagaaaagaaaggcgatcggagagagaggggaaggaggaTGGAGAACGGGGAAGAGGGGGATGATTTagggctgctgcagagaaatgGTCCGTACTCGGCTGACGCCccccagggggggggggggggtcgctgtCTGGGACATGGTGCAGTGCTGACCACCTCAGCGGGAGCCTTCTGCCATCTCCAGGCCATAAAGAAAGTCTGCGTCTCGACCTCACAGTGACGGAGATAAACACCGTGAGGGCAGGATGACTTTAGTTTTATTCACACAGGTTGGAAATGAAGCAAAGACAGGATTTGCTGATTGTCACGAAGGGTATTTTAAaggattatttttaatattgttgGGATAATCCCCCGATTTAGGCTCCAATTGTGTCAACTTTACATTTATACCAATAAGAACTGAGCTTTTCCCACATATTTAATTGAAGCACGTTCCAGTCAGGCTTCAAGTCAATCAAGACCAAATAACCCTCAAGCTATTCCCAACTCATTTGTTTTCCACTGAAATTAAATACTTCAGAgtaaatgttttcacttgaaagctgcGTTAGGTCTTTCTTGGTCTTTTAGATTGAGTGAAAGTCATATAAAAATTATTGTATGTAATAAACAGCGCAAACAGAGCTTGAAATACCCTCAATAAGAGATCGTTTGAAGGCGTTTCTGTCGTTTCGACCTACCCTTTGCTTCCTCGGCTTTATGAGAGTGTGGGTGTCGGGAATCAAGAACCAGAAAACATTCATAACTAGACTGAAGCTCGGGGGTCATATTTGATGTggtgtgcaaaaaaaacaaaacaaaaacaaaatccaaagaCTCAACAAAAATATGCTGAAATGAAAAGATCCAAATAAATCTTGGAACAAACGGCCAGATACTCAAATGGGGACattattcaaacaaacaaagcgGAGGAAGAACAGAGAGCacgacaacaaaaacatggacTAACAGGAGGatggaaaagacattttgagGGAGCTTGGAGAGCTAAATGTTACCAGTTGGGTGATTTAAGGAAAACCCTGAGAAATGAATGCCGATAAATGCCGTCTACGCacatcaggaggagaggagaataCAGGTTTGACACAAGGTGATCTGACAGAGGCTGAAAGGAAAAGCACACATCCGCAGGGAAGCAATGTCTGACAAGACACCCCGCCACCATTCAACACAGGGAACACAGAGAAATGACAAGACGTGAGACAATAACACAACGACAGCAGGAGCGGGGAACACTGGGTGAtgtgggaagaagaagaagaagacggaggAACACAAACTaggaaaacatagaaaaacaaagaaaagtacTAAACAGTGAAGAATGACTGTGTGCTTTCTCCATTTCTTTAATTCAAAACAGGCCTGCAGACATGACTGCATGGTACCACAGTGTTTGAAAACCTTAATTAGGTCTAGATATGTATTCTTTAGTTCACTTTTAGTATGAATTCACCTCTTATCAATTAGTGTAATTTGACTATTAGAGCATAATAGAAAGAATCTTTATCATTCCGAGAGGGAAATTTAGTCTGAAAGCAGTAGTGGATGGTTGCTGTGCATCATAATTATCATAGTTATGAATATGAATACGAATATGGTGTTTCAACAAAAACTAATGCAAAGAAGAGCAGAAATTCGAATGTTGTTGCTTAATTGATTGAACAAACTGTATGAGAGCAGCTGTGTGACGGGGCCTTGGCAGCACTGCAGTATTTCTCAATGAaacctgtctgtgtggagttttctctGGACATCCAATGATATCTTTCATCTTTCACTGCTGTAAATCCATCAGTTTCCAATGACTCCTCTAAAACAAGTGAGGCCTACTACCCTGTTTCCATTTCACAATGGCAGTTTGATACACTTCACCAAAATCCCAATCATACCAGATGGTTTCAGGCT includes these proteins:
- the LOC115386654 gene encoding GTPase IMAP family member 8, with translation MAAADPSAWNGWCASQLQIVLLGGRNSGKSCVGNLLLGKEEFVTRERTACSRRLGVAAGRRLTVVDTPGWWCDFGVRDTSELVKREIVSGAALCSPGPHVFLITVKADSAFSERRRRAVEEHVALLGDEVWSHCMLVLTSTDGRQQAGAEECVERGGDALRWLAEKCGRRCHRLVLRDGADAAELLEKIHTLVEENGNRVYEMQEDVLRANAEEMREVERRAQLRLMRMKQHRSLMRERLRPVTDIRLVLLGAKGSGKTSALNTILGRDAAGPLRRTARCRAARGLVFGRQLTVVDTPGWWMNYYCDETPAFDRRELALSLSLCPPGPHAFLLVVRVDRAFTETYRRAAQEHLELIGERIWSRVLLLFTFGDWLGGTTTERHIESEGRPLRWLADRCGNRYHVLNGQTRGDGFQVRELVRKVEEMMGGGDGWHYEIERSALEQLERTMRREERRAEERLDRRQRQRQTAKSHMERLNAPPEIRIVLLGGRKTGKSSCGNTILGRPSFDANTRTSTCAEKQVSIRGKTVTVLDTPGGFPVTSDLLTPSCVLLLVVNASGSFGDGHREALEGQMEAGGLEPWSRAAVLFSHGDWLGDTAVEQRIESEGAPLRALVDRCGNRYHVLDNKRGGDGAQVLELLELLEETLAGERMASLRRGDHMGSHVSAAGGRRAEAGPGCGQGSQEVDGQQLHCDLPDSTASASYPSPDSSEGSDASQVVVLRARGGARGGRGGAEARFTVVDGFLSYVAAVLSGRRRATWPAVDLPFQLCRPLRGSLVSGMVLVSPHAQRRMLAEEEAEAVSVHALCHPALRERTLRRLYHSGGLQALIDQWGDSSLEELEAFIDSYFQMVWEQTMGSDQASEPDCPAPEEGEEEEEEDQEEEVLSSIDRKLTKLELLEEIKSDLAELRQSLERSWKAIEELRHKNKQEAERKSTHPQGSNV